A region of the Montipora foliosa isolate CH-2021 unplaced genomic scaffold, ASM3666993v2 scaffold_411, whole genome shotgun sequence genome:
TGTAGAACTAAAAATCATTATAAACATGTACTCTTTTCTCCTAGGCCAGTAAGTAACCATTTTGTCATATGGAAAGGTTTAAGACCAAGAAAAATTATGTGATTCTcaagaaaaatataataattagaTAACTTGAATTTTGCCCAATAATAAAAGAGAATGTTTAATTAAAACGAAGACCATGATTGGAAATAATATGATAATTCCATCACCTAATGGTCAgagatttattttgttttctccaCACACAAAGTAGTTATCAAACACGTACAGTTCGTGTGTACAATGGTATAATGGTACACCATGTAccaggctgttgcctaacaggagcccggtagcctggggctcccaaagaatagctctgggcgccttaatttttcacagcaacacctttcacttcatatgttgggctcctaagttctcagcgtttagctctgagggctcctttaaaattttcttaggcagcagccttgatgtAGAATACATGGTGTACCATTTATACTGTCCTGTTTGATTATTATTTTGTGTGTGAAGAAAACAATACAATAACTAATTAAATAAAAGCTATTGAAAGGTCAGTCTTTCTGATCGGAGTAATGAGCAACAATTAAGAGAGCTTAATATCCTGCATTCTGTTGACACTTTGCTTTTGAATGACCACGCATTGGTTGCTTGCACGTGCGACAAGTGTTAGTTGCTTTCCTTGTGGATTTGGACTGGGAGGACTCACTTTCTTGAGTAGCATTCAGTAAGGCATTTTGTTCCTCTCCTGTGAAGAAAAAAGGTAAGCTGTTCATGCTTCATGTGCAGCTGTATCAACTAGAAGTGAACATTGAAGTAAAGAATGACACTGATCATATTGATACAATACTATTTTATATAATTCTTGCCACAATTTTAGTCCATCCTTTGAAACAAACACCCCGTTGGCAAACTGTGTTCCAATTTTTATGCGGTAATGGACAACATTCATGGACAAAGAAAAAAGTGATATCCAGTGGACATGGAACCATTACAACCTCTCAGCACTTTTCCTCTAAGAAAGAACAGTCCAGGTGACCCGTAAAAGCATAATAATATTTGATAAGAAATGAATTGAAAAATGATGAGTTACCAGTAGGGAAGAGTTGTGTATTGGTATTCTGTTTCATTCGTCTATTGTATGCTTCTACTGCCTCTGTTCTTCCCACTCTGTCAGGAAACTGGGAGGTCAGTGATTTGGGAGCCTTAGAGGAGTATCCTGTGAATTTCTCTTTCATCATGGCCCTCGACAAACTAAATAGCAACTTCTTCATCTCATCCACATAACCTGAAATCAATAATTAACAAAAACGAAATGTCATCTTCCTTACATTCCCTACTTAATATTATGGGTGACAATTACTCTCTATTTTTAGCACAAAATTTATAATATAACATGAGACAACATTATCTTGGCACAATAAGTAGTCAAAACCCCACAGTAATTGTATCGTAAGCGTAATCTGTGCCTATAGTATTAAATAGTAATGAAATGGATACTCACTCATACAATAAtctcacttgcgttttgtccaaaattctAATAATGTCCCTCCTCTAAAGGCTTGGGACATTAtaagaattttgacaaaacacaaaaataattatttccttaTTTCACTCATCACCATTTCATTACCCATACTTATTGCCTACCTAATTACATGTAAGGTGACATTCTAAgccaataaaatgaaaataccaTAAGTTGGGGGAGTCTTGACATCACGGACGACTTCCTCTCCAAGTTTGTATTTTGGGTAACACACTTTAAGGTATTGACCATTTTCTCCAATCTGTGTCTCTCTCTGGacattttcattaaaatggAGGCTTGCTAACACATGCCTACAaacacaaagaaacaaaagaatgaagaaCCTAAAACAAGCCtcttaatttaaccctttcactcccaagagtgacacttatagattttactctgtctaacgccagacaattttactcgtcaatggggaacgccacgggggtgaaagggttaatgacTTTGGcacccaaaatgttcccacctacagactttttttaaagttgccaACGCAGAAAGGTATAATGATCTACTTTtcccaaaaaggcaaaaaaaaaaaatggtggggCACcatgctcgttttcgagatgaggtgcatttttagaagcttGCATTATTTTAAGACAATCTTAGCCTACAACAGTCAGCAATGAAAAAAAACGCTACCTTAGTTTAGATTAGGTAAACATTCTCAATTCAACATAGACTGTTTCTGAATAACACTCATTACACCTTACCTGCAAAAGGTTCCCAACCACGAGTAACAAATCATCTTGGGGTGCCAGTGATTTAACGTCGCATGAAACCCCTCCAAGCAACTTGTCTGAGCGTCAGAAGACAACTTTTTAATATCATTCACAAGGGTTTTGTTAGTCAACAAGCCATGTAGTTTCTGATAGGCTGCTGTGCCTACGAAATAATAATACATAACTGTTTCAGATGGTGTGACACTTTTGTAAGTGTTACAGCACACAAAAGGTACCCCATTACCTTTTTTAGCTACAGGTAAAAACTAGTAGGACAAAACTTGTCGCTTACCAATTTTAATCCATTTTCTTTGTTCTAGTTCTCCGTGATTACACTTTGTGTACAACGGATTTGGATGCTCTGTATGCTTGTTAGCAACATGGCGTAGAAAGGAATTCCACTTAGCAGCAATCAGTGAACCAAATCCTCCTTTGGTAGAAGTTGCACACCAGTAAAGATGTTTCCGAATCCCTTTGATCCAACAGGCTATAATTTCACACCCTTTCTCTTTACTACCCTTGAGAAGTTTTTTAGTGATAGACCTGGCAACATGCCAAATGTCAAAGTAATGTTTTGTTCCTGGACATGACTCTCTAATCCACTTCCCAATGCCCCTGTGGCGGTCTGAAATAAATACTGATACTGTCAAACCAAGCTGCTTCAAGAAAGCAAAACTTCGCTTGCATCCTTCTAGTTCAGTCTGCTGGCTGCCACTGGTCTCATTTGCCTGATGGATGGCAGAAAGTTGAATGTTAAAGACTGCTTCAATGTACATTACTTTTCATAGTACAGTATACATGTGTGACCACTAATTGTATTCCTGGTAATTATAGAATGACACTAAGTACAAATTTTGAGCAATAATTTAGTGCAAAACCCTGCCAAATTAATGCTGATTGTTAATTTTGACTAATGTTGATGGTTAAGTGTCGAGATTAAAAAAATGAATGCGTAAAAACAATGAAAGTGGTTTTCTTTCTTATACATGCCCACTCTCACATTAAAGTGTCCTGCAAAACACAACAAAGTACAAAGGGTCTAGATCAAGAGTGGTCCACCAAACTAAACCCTTGTCATGACTGCAATTACATTTACTGCACGAGAAAACATCCACTGTGTAAACTGTATATGTAAAAATCTTTGtcataatagaccaatttcgatatagtattattcagtccgaaacaaaaggcaccatctcgggactctggggaataaactcacacaaatccttatatttattccccagagcctcgagatgatgccttttgtttcggactgaattttaatatatcgaaattggtctattatgtAAACATTTTTCCCCCTAGGTTTGTAGTTATCTAGTTTTTGAAAAACATATGGCCAGaaacaataatataatatttCAAGTATTACCTGAACTACTTCAAAATGCACGATCTTCATAATGGTGGTGCAAAGCATGGTATAAGCCCCATACTTTGCCGAATGCCCCATGGAATCAAACCTTCCATCACCAGTCCATACTACATCCTTcagtgttttcaactctttGACAAGATTTTCCCTGTAGATCTCCCAGTAGTGAAGGACAATTGGGAATAAGAAATCTCGTTGATGCCTGAAGTACGTCCTTGCAGCGTAGACAGAGAGACCCATATGGCGGAAAATAAGCAAGGTTTTGCTTATAGAAGCACCGGCCATCAAAATAGCAAAACTTAAAAGTAAGTTTCCAGCGGGAATTTTCCCATGCAGTGTAGGCTGGGACTGCCACTCATATGACTGTTTACATTTCATGCAATGTTGTGTTGCTGTAACCATGGTTCCAAAGCTCTTCATTGTGACCGACGGTCCAGCTTCCCTGCACTTGAAGCAGAACATGGTGAATAGGCCTACCAGTTGCCAGTAAAATACAATAAACTTTGGCTGCTCATATTCAGGCATATCTGGATCAACTCTGAAAAGTGAAAGGAACAGGGTGCAAACTTGTCTttaattattagtataatttaattaatttgttatcAGTCTCACCACCACCTCCACTTTTATCTTTcccttacatgtacatgattgCTTTTGAAAGAATAAGCTTATGAAAGAATGGGCATGGTATCATGCACATGTAAAATCTGCAtgagaaaaaaagataaaatagtCGCTTTGTGCTGGCATATTATcttgatacaaaaaaaaagtgtaaaaaagaaacaatgtaAACTCTTGCCTAAGGTTCAATACACTCGAATAGTAAAAAAATTGCCACTCACATGTGCATCAGGTTTCGAAGTATGTATGGTACCTATTAtgatttcttttataacatatcCAGTGTATGATAGTGTATTACATGGATACATTCAGAAAACTATGCATACCTGACTTCATTGTTGGAAGACTCCTCTGGGTTTCCATCAAAATTGGTTTCACTTTCTGTACTTTCCTCTGCTGAAGCAAATGTGTAGTCAATGTCATCTTTGTATTCTTCAATATCACTTTCTGTGTCTGCAGATGACATACAGGTAGCTGCAGCATGCACTGGATGTGGTTGATCACTTTCAGCACTATCATGTGGCTCTTCCTCAGATTCAACTGGCTCCTCTTCAGTTTCATCTGGTACTCTCTACAAACGTGACACAGTTTTATCAACAGTTCATCAAGTTCCAAAATACACATGTTAAGAGagattaagggtgcgttcgattgaccctattccggaataagaatacttggagtgatgatttaaaagaGTATGTCTagtgttttgaagcaacaaggataataaagatatgtttaaaatagcattttagtaggtgtttgacaattttaatgtgaatctccgtaaaaacgaaggacttCTATCTTCTTTGCCACGCATtgctattccggaatacggtcaatcgaacgcgccctaaaagGTACGGCAGTGTACACTCAGCTAATGACTCGGGAGAGGGACATGTAATCAAAAGCAAAACATCGATCACGAattacaaacaacagactgaaTATATGAACTCACACTCTGAAGCTCTCTGATGGTTTGCTTTAATTCGGCAACCTTTCGTCTCAACCGAAGATTTCCTTTCCTCAGAGTGCTGCATTTCTTTGATTTCTCCAAACATGCTTTGCACTTTTCCGTGGCAGTGGCAGGAGTTGAAAATGTTGTAGCTGTAACAGGTGGTTCAGGGGTAACAGAGGACATGGAAAGACTGGTGGATTCAGCAGTAGGAGCAGCTAATGGGGGAGGTTGAACGGGTTCCACATTATCTGGAGGGCAGTCAGGCATGTCATCTGGAGGACAGAAAGGCATCGATGCAGGAACATCAGAAGTAGAGGTAAATGTTTCAGTACATGCAGTCGCAGCATCTAGCACATGGAGCTCTCCTCTCCGCCTTTTAGTAGCTGGTTGAACTGCCGATGTTGCAAGTGCGTCTCTTTTTAACTACGGAAATAATTGCAGGGTAACGCTTTTCATTATTGAATGTCGAATGCAACAGAATGCAAATGACCTTGACAAGCTAAGAAGGAGCTTgaattttacctttcttttgtttctttctgtAAGAAATTCTTCTGCACTTGGCGGTAACACCGTGTCCCTGGTTGGTACAGAGCCTTTTATGAGCACTCTTCTAACATTTGAGGCGGCCATACTCTCCAGAATTGACCGATTACGCGTAAAACAACTTTCCTCAAAGTGAGCTGAACACAAGGACGCGTACTTATTCACAGGCTCGCCGAAATCAACTCGATGTTTCTGCACGAAGCGAACCCACTGTGCTCTGACTACCGGATCAGTGGGAAACTGGTGCATCGTAATTCCCTCTGTGTGTGAATTATTCCCACAGCTCGTTTTATTCGGGGCGCCAGCGACGCAGCGTCTTCCTCCCTTCGGTTTCTTTCCCTTTTCCGCCATATTTGATGTTGCACTGAGGTACACAATGTGACGTCACGTTCCGATATCACGTGCGATTTTGGCCGCGCGATCACCGgacaaatttgaaaacaaattgcgcctattttgaaagcaaaaaaaatgctttttacATTTTTCCAGCACTTTTAAGGCTTCTGGTCGTTTTCTATAGATATCCAACTACaagaaacaagcaaaaaaaatttcgtgtcatatgcactttaagatAGGACGGCCAGTCATTACAACAATGCAAAGCTTTAAAAACAGTGTTAAGTAAAGAATTCTCTCTGCATTCCTTTATTGCCATCCATCCTAGTTTGATTAAATCCGGCATATGCACATAGCGCCCAAGAACGAAACCTGCAGCGGCGCGCCTAACGGAACACATTGTAGGCGCTTTAATACATATTCCGGGATTGGATGACTAACAATATCATTGCAGTCAATTTTAGATAAAACCCAGCATTTTGCCAGTTGCTTTCGGACATGGAAGGGAGTTAAGTGCtttaattttctaattaaaGCTAATGTAGCGTAACAGCTAGAGATCTTCAAGTTAATCTCCTCCTTCCAGTTAAGGTGGTGATTGACTTGGGTCCCCAGCAGGCGAAAATTTGAAACACGCTCGAACCTTTTAGCGTTAATTGTGAGATCAAGTGAGGATGTCTCAAGTCTGTGTGCCTTTGACATTTGAGCTGACGACAGCATCATcacctttgttttctttgaattcaGAGCTAGATTGCGTTCTAAGGATCAATCTGACAGCTCTTTTAGCGCGTCTTGAATCACCGACTGGCCGACTTCAAGATCAGATGGCCTGAAATGAGTAAACATCGTCATATCGTCGTCTACGTACTGATGACATACAACTTCAGATGGAAGTGCAGAAGATACGTCATACACGTAGAGGTTGAACAGAACGGTCCTAGAATGAATCCCTGAGGAACTCCGTGAGTAGTGCTGATTTGTGCTGATGAGCGGTCATCAACTCAACAAACTGCTTTCAGTCCGTTAAATAACTTGCTATCCACTGCAGGGCGGACCTCGAGAAACCCATTTGGTGCAGCTTTTTCGAAGGAAACAATGTCGAAATCACCAATGTAGGGTATAGGATGTATGAGATGCGTCCTTGCTTTATTACTTTCAGAGTCAGTATTTTCAGACATTAAAACCTCTGATTATTTTTCTGCACTTTAGTTTCACCATTGAGGGCAATCAGCCAAAGCATGTGGTACAGTTTACAGCCTTTAATGACAGCCCAATGTATTGCAGACATTCTTTAGATGTGTACAGCCACAAAATGATTTTAGGTGGACCCATGATTATATTTCTTTAATATAACTTCCTTTGGAATTACTATGGTAACTTAAGAAAGtcttatatacaaataaatggGATAAGTACATTACTTTCTTATACTTTGTACTCCACAGACAACCAAGCAAGCCCATGTCCATGTTTGATAGATGAAAGTGTCCCCATTCACTTTGGATAACTTGAGCTATTCGGGCGTAGATTTTTTTTGCGCTACTTTCGAGCCGTATTTGTTTACCCACAATTGACACAGATACTTACACCTTACAGTATATCTCCATAAAAGTTCACTGTAGATGTAACCAATACTGTGTATAATGTAACATTCCACTACCGGTCAATCTCTAGGGGTAATACTTAATTTTGTGTTATCATGTCAGGTTTTGTCTTCCCCTCCTCATAAAGTTTTTGTTGTGATTTACATGTCCAGTTTCTTAATCCTTAGATGCAACTCTTAAAGACATCTTGGTAAAACATAAAAGACAACTGGACACTGAAGAATGCAATAGGTTAACTGTGGAGCGGGAGAATTTGCAGGAAGACTGTCTGGTTTTCTTCAAGCAACCCAAATTCAACCCAAAGAATTCCGTAAGAGTCGGATTTTCTGGTGAACCTGGGGGACTGCGTCGGGAATTTGGCTCTGTTTTAAATAAGAAGTTATTTTCTTCATATGCAAAGTTATTTCAGGGGAATGCTGATCGGAAAGTTCCTGAGTACCATGCTGATGCTGTACATTTCAACCTTTTCTACTTAGCTGGAAAGATTTGTGCTCATCTTTAGTCCCACCTAGACCTTAGTTTAGCTTGCCTTAGTCCGGTTATACATTCTTAGATCACAACTTGTGATGTAGATGGAGCATCAAAGGAATGCACTGTGGAAGATATACCAGACTCTGACTTGAAGAGGTTCATTGAAGAGGTACTGGAGCATTTTTACCAGTGTTCTTACCTGGCTGCGGCCTTGTGGGATCCCCGCAGAAATAAAGGAAATGGCGCATTGAAAGCTTGGTGCATGCGCACTTTGTACAGACTTTCAGATGTAAAAATGAGATGCAGTAAATTTCAAAAGATAGTCGAATAccttttcttcaaaagatcGTAAGAATGTGAACCATTTGTGGCTGCCCAATATAACAGTATCCTTTTTAATATCTCTAAACCTTAGAAGATTGTATTTGCAAAAATAATGTTCAGCGTCATGTCGCCATATTGGTAGACCACTCAATACCATATATGAGGTATATCCCGCATCTTGGATGGTCAACTGACCTTCTTGATTGCTGACTCATATTGGTTCCTCATGGTTCTGTGAAAAATGCAATGGCCGCGAAAAAGTTACACTCCTTTCACCCGAAAGTAACTaacttttgaaattttgacCCCTTTTAATTGCTCCAGGGCCCATGTTTTTcaggaaaggggggggggggggggaaagataacaaaaaacttaataaataaataaataaaaaacattaACAACAA
Encoded here:
- the LOC137988202 gene encoding uncharacterized protein; the protein is MAEKGKKPKGGRRCVAGAPNKTSCGNNSHTEGITMHQFPTDPVVRAQWVRFVQKHRVDFGEPVNKYASLCSAHFEESCFTRNRSILESMAASNVRRVLIKGSVPTRDTVLPPSAEEFLTERNKRKLKRDALATSAVQPATKRRRGELHVLDAATACTETFTSTSDVPASMPFCPPDDMPDCPPDNVEPVQPPPLAAPTAESTSLSMSSVTPEPPVTATTFSTPATATEKCKACLEKSKKCSTLRKGNLRLRRKVAELKQTIRELQSRVPDETEEEPVESEEEPHDSAESDQPHPVHAAATCMSSADTESDIEEYKDDIDYTFASAEESTESETNFDGNPEESSNNEVRVDPDMPEYEQPKFIVFYWQLVGLFTMFCFKCREAGPSVTMKSFGTMVTATQHCMKCKQSYEWQSQPTLHGKIPAGNLLLSFAILMAGASISKTLLIFRHMGLSVYAARTYFRHQRDFLFPIVLHYWEIYRENLVKELKTLKDVVWTGDGRFDSMGHSAKYGAYTMLCTTIMKIVHFEVVQANETSGSQQTELEGCKRSFAFLKQLGLTVSVFISDRHRGIGKWIRESCPGTKHYFDIWHVARSITKKLLKGSKEKGCEIIACWIKGIRKHLYWCATSTKGGFGSLIAAKWNSFLRHVANKHTEHPNPLYTKCNHGELEQRKWIKIGTAAYQKLHGLLTNKTLVNDIKKLSSDAQTSCLEGFHATLNHWHPKMICYSWLGTFCRHVLASLHFNENVQRETQIGENGQYLKVCYPKYKLGEEVVRDVKTPPTYGYVDEMKKLLFSLSRAMMKEKFTGYSSKAPKSLTSQFPDRVGRTEAVEAYNRRMKQNTNTQLFPTGEEQNALLNATQESESSQSKSTRKATNTCRTCKQPMRGHSKAKCQQNAGY